CAGGCATGATGGATTTCGCGAGGACTGCATCGCCGTCAAAGGCAACGTCAATATCGAACGGTCGTACTATTCAAACCATTTAATCTCAAAAATACGCAACGCGCCAGACATGCGTTCGACCGGTGCCTCTAATCCGCGCGCTAATCCGCGGCGGGCGACGATCGCAATGCGCATCTACTGGTGGCTCAGCCGCCGCACAAGCCAATCGCCGAGCGACTGCGGAATGCCGAGGTCGCCAAGGCGTCATCACGGGCGGATCATGCCGAATTCGCGGCGCGCTTCGCGCAGGTCTCCCGCGGACATCGTGGTCAGATCGCGGCCGCCTACCACGACATTGCCCTCAGTGGGCCTCGTGAGCAGATTGATCGTGCGCACCAGCGTGGTCTTGCCGGTGCCGCTGCGGCCGACGATGCCGAATACCTCGCCCGACGGGATCGACAGACTGACGCTATGCAGCGCGTCGATCAAGCCTCGTGGGCCGGCAAAGCGCTGCAAGATATGGCGAAATTCGATCATGAAAAAACGGCGGACTATTGCCGGCGAGCGTTTTGCGTCTCGCTGCTGGCAATCTCCGCCGCTGCTTTATTTCGGATTGGACGCGCGATTTTACCGTACGCACGGCATGCCCTTTAATAATCGTTTTCGATTTTTTCATAACCGTACGGAATTTAGCGCGTTTGCGCATACTGCTTATCGGCTTATCCGTGGTCGCAGGCTAGCGGCGCCATTCAGGTGACCGCTTATCGATGAACGCCTGCACGCCCTCGAGCGCCGAGTCCATCATCATGTTGCAGGCCATCGTCTGGCCGGCGAGCTGATACGCGGCCTCGACGCCCATTTCGAGCTGACGATAGAAAAGTGCCTTGCCCACGCTCACCGCGCCGCGCGGCTTCGCGCAGATGCTCGCGGCTAGCGCCGCGACTTCGGCGTCGAGCCCGTCGAGCGGCGCGACGCGATTGACGAGGCCGTGCTGCTTCGCGGTCAGCGCATCGATGAAGTCACCGGTCAGCAGCATGTCGAGTGCGGCTTTCGGCATCACGTTGCGCGACAACGGCACCGCCGGCGTTGCGCAAAAGAGGCCGAGGTTGACCCCCGATGTCGCGAAGCGCGCGGTGTCGGCGGCCACGGCGAGGTCGCACATCGCCACCAGCTGACAGCCGGCCGCCGTCGCGATGCCGTGCACGCGCGCGATCACGGGCTGCGGTAAACGGCGGATCGTCAGCATCGTCTTCGTGCAGCGCGCGAAGAGCCATTGGTAGTAGTCGAGCGACGGCGCCGCGCGCATCTCCTTCAGATCGTGGCCCGCGCAGAACGCGCGGCCCGCGCCGGCCAGCACGACGACACGCGCATCCGATTTTTCGAGCGTGGCGAGCTGCGTATGCAGTTCGTCGAGCAGCGCCTCGGACAGCGCGTTGAATGCGGCCGGCCGGTTCAACGTCAAACGCACGACGCCGGGCGTGCCGTACGCGTCGTGCTCGACTTCGACGAGCGAGCCGTGGTCGGACCCGGTCTCGCGTTCCGGATCAGAACGCGATTGAGGCTGCGGATGGGCACTCATGATCGTCTCCGTTTGGAAGTCCGTTTGGGACTCCGTTTGGGTCTCGGATAGCGCCCTCGTCGGCGCTCTTTTATTGATCGTGTTTCTCGCTGCGGCTTGTGCTCTTCCAGCAGCGCCGTGCATATGCGGCGCGAGCAGTGCGCGCCTACAACCCCGCGAGCGCCTTCACATGCGCGACGACACTGCGCCCCAACGCCGACAGGTTATACCCGCCCTCGAGGCAACTGACGATGCGTCCTTTCGCGTACCGGTCGGCGATATGGCGAATCTGTTCGGTGATCCATGTGTAGTCGGCTTCGACGAGCCCGAGGTTGCCGAGATCGTCTTCGCGATGAGCGTCGAACCCCGCCGATATGAACAGCATCTGCGGCTTGAACTCGTGCAGCCGCGGCAACCACAGCAGATCGACGGCCTCGCGCACGACGTCGCCCTTCGAGCGCGCGGCGATCGGCACGTTGACCATATTCGGCGATGCGTTCTCGGTACCGCTGTATGGATAGAACGGATGCTGAAAGATGCTGCACATCAGCACGCGCGGGTCGCCCGTGAATGCCGCTTCGGTGCCGTTACCGTGATGCACGTCGAAGTCGATGATCGCGACGCGCTCGAGCCCATGCACGTCGAGTGCATGGCGAGCCGCGATCGCGACATTGTTGAAAAAGCAGAAGCCCATCGCGCGGGCCGGCTCCGCATGGTGGCCCGGCGGACGCACACTGCAGAATGCGTTGTCGAAGCGGCCCGCGATGACCGCGTCGGTGGCAGCGACCGCCGCGCCTGCCGCTCGCAACGCGGCTTGCAGCGAATGCGGGTTCATCGAGGTATCGGGGTCGATGGCCGCGTAGCCTTCGTGTGGCGAGGTCTGACGGATATGGTCGACGTGTGCCTGCGTGTGCACACGCAGTAAATCCGCTTCGTCCGCAAGCGGCGGCGATTCGCGCTCGATCAACGCATCGATGCGGCCTGCGATCAGCTGGTCTTCGATTGCCTGCAGGCGCGCGGGACATTCGGGATGCCAGTGCCCCATCTCATGCTTCAGACAGTCCGCGTGGGAATAGAAACCGGTTGCCATGAGTCGTCGCCGTCAGTCGTCGCGGGATTCGTTGCGCGCTTGCTGGTCGCGCTCCGAACGCGCGTGGGTTGTGTCCTTGAGTTGTGCCCGATTGTGCCCGATCGTGCCCGCGGGTTATGCCTTTGCTTGTGCCCGCGGTTGTGCCCATTCGTCGCGCTGATTTCGGCCGGTGATTTTGCGCGCCTGTTTTTCGCCTGTTTGTTGCTTGTCGTTGCCTGCCCGTTCGCCGAATACCGGCGGCGCGCCCTGGAGACGAAGTCCGGCCACATGCCGCATATCGTCAACTTACCACAGCACGCCATCGGACCGCGTACTGGACCGCGCGCTGCCCGGCCACACCCCGCCCCCATATGCGCTGCAGCAGGTGGAAGTCGCGCACGGCCGCGCGCTGCAATGTTCCTGCATCATTTTGCGCGACCGTCGTCGGGTATACTGCGCCGGATCGGTTTCGCACGCATTCGTGCAAATCGGCGCGCCTCGTCACTCATCCGTCACATCCATCCGCATCGCACACGTCGACCCCATGACCTTTCGCCCCGACTTGCCAGCCTTGCCCACCTTCCCCGCTCTGCCCGCACGACCCCGCGCACGATTCCGGCTCCGTACCACCACTCTGGGCGCCGCACTTTCCATCGTCGCATCGTGCATGTTCGCGGCAGCGGGCCCGGCCTCGGCGCAGACGTCGGGCGCAAGCCCGAGCCCGCAGCACAAGCCGCAGACTGCGCAAATAACGGTCGCGCAGGCGCAGCCGCAACAGCCGGTGCAGCAAGGGCAGACGTTCGAGGAAGAGATCATCCCGCAGCGCTACGCGAACAACGGCGATGTCGATGCGTTTATCAACGACATGGTTGCGCGCTACGATTTCGATGCGAACATGCTGCACGATCTCTTTGCGCGAGTCAGCTATTCGGCGACCGCGGTCAAGCTCGTCACGCCTGCGCCGACGCCCGCGGTGAAGAACTGGCATGCGTATCAGGCGCGCTTTCTCGACGCGGTGCGCATCAATGCGGGCGTGAAGTTCTGGCGCGCGAATCAGGCGACGCTGCAGCGCGCGTACGAGCAGTTCGGCGTGCCGCCGGAAGTCATCGTCGGGATTATCGGTGTCGAGACGATCTACGGCCGCTATATGGGCAACTTCCGCGTACTCGATGCGCTGACGACGCTGACGTTCGACTACCCGAACACGCCCAATCGCGCCGAACGCGAAGTCACGTTTCGCAAGAATCTCGCGGACTTTCTGATCTGGACACGCGACTCGCAGATCGAGCCGACTTCGGTGCGCGGCTCGTACACGGGCGCGATCGGCATTCCGCAATTCCTGCCCAGCAGCATCATTCAATATGCAGTCGACTACGACGGCGACGGCACGATCGATCTGCGCACGAGCGCGGCCGATGCGATCGGCAGCGTCGCGAACTATCTGAAGCAGCACGGCTGGGAAACGGGGCGGCCCGTCGTGTGGAATATCGCATCCGACGCCGGCAGCCTCGGCATCGCGCAGGCCGCCGCGAATGGACAGCCCGAGCCGCACTGGTCGCTCGAGCAATTGCTGCGTGCCGGCATGCTGATGAACGAGCCGTCTACGTTGAACGCAACGTCCGAAGCGGGAACGCCGGTGACGGTCGTCGATCTGCCGTCGCCGGGGCGGCCGACCGAGTATGTGCTCGGGCTCAAGAATTTCTATGTGCTGACGCGCTATAACCGTAGCTTCTTCTATGCGCTGGCCGTTTATCAGTTGGGTCAGCGCATCAAGGCGCAGGTCGCGGCGACGGGCGGCATCGATGCCAACGGCACGAATGGCACGAATGGCACGAATGGCGCCAACAGCGTGAACGGTGCGGCGGGTTCGAACGGCATGAACAACGGCACGAATGGTGTGAACGGTCGTGGTGCGCCGGCGCCTGAGATGCAATGAGGTGTTGCCTGGCGGGTTTGCGACGCACTGCGATCGAGACCCGCCGAAGTTCTGCGGGCACAAGGCAATAAAAAGCGTCGTGCAGCGGATGCACGACGCTTTTTGTTTGCCGACTCGCGGCATAGCGGACCAGTTGCCTGGCCCG
The nucleotide sequence above comes from Paraburkholderia sp. SOS3. Encoded proteins:
- a CDS encoding enoyl-CoA hydratase → MSAHPQPQSRSDPERETGSDHGSLVEVEHDAYGTPGVVRLTLNRPAAFNALSEALLDELHTQLATLEKSDARVVVLAGAGRAFCAGHDLKEMRAAPSLDYYQWLFARCTKTMLTIRRLPQPVIARVHGIATAAGCQLVAMCDLAVAADTARFATSGVNLGLFCATPAVPLSRNVMPKAALDMLLTGDFIDALTAKQHGLVNRVAPLDGLDAEVAALAASICAKPRGAVSVGKALFYRQLEMGVEAAYQLAGQTMACNMMMDSALEGVQAFIDKRSPEWRR
- a CDS encoding histone deacetylase family protein, which gives rise to MATGFYSHADCLKHEMGHWHPECPARLQAIEDQLIAGRIDALIERESPPLADEADLLRVHTQAHVDHIRQTSPHEGYAAIDPDTSMNPHSLQAALRAAGAAVAATDAVIAGRFDNAFCSVRPPGHHAEPARAMGFCFFNNVAIAARHALDVHGLERVAIIDFDVHHGNGTEAAFTGDPRVLMCSIFQHPFYPYSGTENASPNMVNVPIAARSKGDVVREAVDLLWLPRLHEFKPQMLFISAGFDAHREDDLGNLGLVEADYTWITEQIRHIADRYAKGRIVSCLEGGYNLSALGRSVVAHVKALAGL
- the mltB gene encoding lytic murein transglycosylase B, giving the protein MFAAAGPASAQTSGASPSPQHKPQTAQITVAQAQPQQPVQQGQTFEEEIIPQRYANNGDVDAFINDMVARYDFDANMLHDLFARVSYSATAVKLVTPAPTPAVKNWHAYQARFLDAVRINAGVKFWRANQATLQRAYEQFGVPPEVIVGIIGVETIYGRYMGNFRVLDALTTLTFDYPNTPNRAEREVTFRKNLADFLIWTRDSQIEPTSVRGSYTGAIGIPQFLPSSIIQYAVDYDGDGTIDLRTSAADAIGSVANYLKQHGWETGRPVVWNIASDAGSLGIAQAAANGQPEPHWSLEQLLRAGMLMNEPSTLNATSEAGTPVTVVDLPSPGRPTEYVLGLKNFYVLTRYNRSFFYALAVYQLGQRIKAQVAATGGIDANGTNGTNGTNGANSVNGAAGSNGMNNGTNGVNGRGAPAPEMQ